A DNA window from Syntrophaceae bacterium contains the following coding sequences:
- a CDS encoding TRAP transporter large permease yields MTPIATGIAGFVLLVVLMFLRIPVGFTMALVGFVGFGVLVSWDAALGLMARDVFSVFSSYNLTVIPLFVLMGQVAFHSGISGRLFNAAHLFLGHLRGGLAIATIGACAAFSAICGSTSATAATMASVALPEMKKRGYDPALATGVVAAGGSLGILIPPSTIFIIYGVMTEQSIGKLFMAGVLPGILLSLLFVLAVVIWVALRPDLCQKDNRAPFRAMIASLAGVIETLVLFFMVMGGLFVGIFTPTEAAGIGSLGTILIAVVGKNITWRKFVLSLQETARISCMIMLIVAGATVFGHFLAVTTIPSEVGGWVAGVALPPPLIMGLIILTYLLLGCLMDSLAMIMLTIPIFFPVVMTLGYDPIWFGVVIVLITGMGVITPPVGINVYVVAGVAKDVPLQVIFRGATRFLLAQLVMAILLILFPSIALWLPGLTQ; encoded by the coding sequence GTGACGCCGATCGCCACCGGCATCGCCGGATTCGTCCTGCTTGTTGTGTTGATGTTTCTCCGGATCCCCGTCGGGTTCACGATGGCCCTTGTGGGCTTCGTCGGCTTCGGAGTCCTGGTTTCCTGGGATGCGGCGCTGGGTCTCATGGCCCGGGACGTCTTTTCCGTCTTCAGTTCCTACAACCTGACGGTCATTCCCCTGTTCGTACTCATGGGCCAGGTGGCCTTTCACTCGGGAATCAGCGGGCGTCTGTTCAATGCCGCCCACCTGTTTCTCGGGCATTTGCGGGGTGGGCTGGCAATTGCCACCATCGGCGCCTGTGCCGCCTTTTCGGCCATTTGCGGTTCAACGAGCGCCACGGCGGCGACCATGGCATCCGTGGCCCTTCCGGAGATGAAGAAGCGCGGGTATGATCCGGCTCTGGCAACCGGCGTCGTGGCGGCGGGGGGAAGCCTGGGCATCCTGATCCCGCCCAGTACGATCTTCATCATCTACGGGGTGATGACGGAGCAGTCCATCGGGAAGCTCTTCATGGCAGGCGTTCTGCCGGGAATCCTCCTTTCGCTCCTTTTCGTGCTGGCGGTAGTGATCTGGGTCGCCTTGCGGCCGGATCTCTGCCAGAAGGACAACCGGGCTCCATTTCGCGCGATGATCGCCTCGCTGGCCGGCGTGATTGAAACGCTGGTCCTGTTTTTCATGGTCATGGGCGGCCTGTTCGTCGGCATCTTCACACCCACGGAAGCGGCCGGCATCGGCTCCCTGGGAACGATCCTCATCGCCGTGGTCGGGAAAAACATCACATGGCGAAAATTTGTTCTGTCGTTACAGGAAACGGCCCGGATTTCCTGCATGATTATGCTCATCGTGGCGGGGGCCACCGTCTTCGGCCATTTCCTGGCTGTGACGACCATTCCCTCGGAGGTCGGCGGCTGGGTGGCGGGCGTTGCTCTTCCTCCGCCCCTGATCATGGGCCTCATCATCCTGACCTATCTCCTGCTGGGGTGCCTGATGGATTCCCTGGCGATGATCATGCTCACCATCCCCATCTTCTTTCCCGTGGTCATGACGCTCGGCTACGACCCGATCTGGTTTGGCGTCGTCATCGTTCTGATCACCGGCATGGGTGTCATCACACCGCCGGTCGGTATCAACGTCTATGTCGTGGCCGGTGTGGCCAAGGATGTGCCCCTGCAGGTCATCTTCAGGGGGGCGACGCGGTTTCTCCTGGCGCAACTGGTCATGGCGATCCTGCTGATTCTGTTTCCCTCCATTGCCCTGTGGCTTCCAGGTTTAACACAGTGA
- a CDS encoding 4-hydroxybutyrate CoA-transferase: MSWKDIYNSRLMSAQEAAKIVQSGDRFWTPLLLGQPSMLIMDAIADRKDELKDVEYCFALVLRPYKIFKPEYRDTFKLVCGFYSTPHLQELAKTEWSNFWPAQSSDISIKNIHRQRTYPRRGGIILQVTPPDEHGFVNLGLDTFYTEQIMDQSDWIIGEVNPNMPRTYGQTSFHVSRFTAFVDNPNPIIAVPTPPPSDVEIKMAENVVKLLRDRDCIQVGIGAVPAMISKLLEHSGLKDMGIHTEMAPAGTHKLVEKGVVTGKYKKVNTGKIILAFTMGDKELYDFLANNPMVEFRPTIYANYIPTLAQEENLVAINGSIEVDLTGQIVSESVGNLMRTGSGGQLDFVIGSFWSKGGRAINLVPSTTLNDTVSRIVPYISWGARVTVPRHYAGYVVTEYGAADLYGRSEPERAEELIKIAHPKFREELEKAGRERGLIKKKTF; the protein is encoded by the coding sequence ATGAGCTGGAAGGATATCTACAACAGCAGGTTGATGTCGGCACAGGAAGCGGCAAAAATCGTTCAATCAGGCGACCGTTTTTGGACCCCCTTGCTTCTGGGTCAGCCGTCCATGCTGATCATGGACGCCATCGCAGACCGGAAGGATGAACTCAAGGACGTGGAGTACTGTTTCGCTCTTGTCCTCAGACCCTACAAAATCTTCAAGCCGGAATACCGGGATACCTTCAAGCTTGTTTGCGGATTCTACAGCACGCCGCACCTTCAGGAACTCGCCAAAACGGAATGGTCCAATTTTTGGCCCGCCCAGAGCTCGGACATCTCCATCAAGAACATCCATCGCCAGCGCACTTATCCGCGCCGCGGAGGAATCATTCTCCAGGTTACCCCGCCGGACGAGCATGGCTTCGTAAACCTGGGCCTGGACACGTTCTACACCGAACAGATCATGGACCAGTCCGACTGGATCATCGGAGAAGTGAACCCGAACATGCCCCGGACCTACGGGCAGACAAGCTTCCATGTGAGCCGCTTTACCGCTTTTGTGGACAATCCCAATCCGATCATCGCCGTTCCCACACCACCGCCTTCCGATGTGGAAATCAAGATGGCGGAAAACGTCGTGAAGCTTCTCCGGGACCGCGATTGCATCCAGGTGGGCATCGGCGCTGTTCCGGCCATGATCAGCAAGCTCCTGGAACACTCGGGACTGAAGGACATGGGAATCCACACGGAGATGGCCCCGGCAGGAACCCACAAGCTGGTCGAAAAGGGAGTCGTCACCGGCAAGTACAAGAAGGTCAACACCGGCAAGATCATCCTGGCCTTCACGATGGGTGACAAGGAACTCTACGACTTCCTGGCAAACAATCCCATGGTAGAGTTCCGGCCGACGATCTACGCGAACTACATTCCAACCCTTGCCCAGGAAGAAAATCTCGTGGCTATCAATGGCTCCATCGAGGTGGACCTCACGGGCCAGATCGTCTCCGAGTCCGTAGGGAACCTGATGCGGACTGGGTCGGGCGGCCAGTTGGACTTCGTCATCGGCTCCTTCTGGTCCAAGGGCGGCCGGGCCATCAACCTGGTACCGTCAACGACCCTGAACGACACGGTATCCAGAATCGTTCCTTACATTTCCTGGGGCGCACGGGTCACCGTACCGCGGCATTACGCGGGCTATGTTGTCACGGAATACGGGGCGGCGGACCTGTATGGGCGGTCGGAACCGGAGCGGGCGGAGGAACTTATCAAGATCGCCCATCCGAAATTCCGGGAGGAACTGGAAAAAGCCGGCAGGGAGCGGGGCCTGATCAAGAAGAAGACCTTCTGA
- a CDS encoding acetate--CoA ligase family protein yields MDFFFNPKGIAVVGATPNPAKGGNAILKNLITGFRGGICPVNPKYGEIEGIRCVPSLRKVPDSVDLAILFVPAPQVLTALDECAGKGIRGAIIESGGFAETGPEGRELQNRMVVRAHELGIRIWGPNCMGLVDAVRRHVFSFMDPNALLRGLVPGDVSLVVQSGLLSAGFLVDLMTHGVMGISKACSIGNKADVDENDLLEYLAGDPDTKVIGMYLESFRDGRRFLELCRTCPKPVVVLKGGRSSRGAKAAMSHTASLAGNHAIIAGALAQAGVTEARDFKQWMDLCRSMAVAPPAASGKGRIAVLTFSGGAGILAADFFEDVGLEVADLSAETTSALQEIFPSWMPVANPVDVWPAMEKNMGTGVDVYSTALRSILADPGVDGVLLLAFVGNFRITMDLEDLAAQSRKAGKPVFLWLLGTRDNVSEFQQQARTLGVLAFQELYRAVECIEAVLRRRPATTAIARKVPTPVTAGVTPEIEALMRGARGTLDEELSKRILRSRGIPAVEEARVADEEACLREAERIGYPVVLKGLQPGLVHKSDAGLVHLNVTDSRGAREAYGMIRKGLTDEGEVLVQRQIRGNGELIAGLIRDPQFGPCVLFGLGGTLTEVLRDTAFAVAPLSEEEALQLIGRIRGQALLNGHRGAPPVDREQLAKVLIALGELGMSVPRIREIDINPFLVTENGLCAVDATIILD; encoded by the coding sequence ATGGACTTTTTCTTCAACCCCAAGGGAATTGCAGTTGTCGGCGCCACACCGAACCCGGCGAAGGGAGGCAACGCCATCCTGAAAAACCTCATCACGGGCTTTCGGGGGGGCATCTGTCCCGTCAATCCGAAATACGGTGAAATCGAGGGAATCCGATGCGTCCCATCCCTTCGGAAAGTTCCAGATTCTGTGGACCTGGCGATTCTGTTCGTCCCGGCCCCGCAGGTTCTTACGGCCCTGGACGAATGCGCCGGGAAGGGGATCCGGGGCGCCATCATCGAGTCCGGAGGATTCGCCGAAACGGGTCCGGAAGGCCGGGAACTGCAGAACAGGATGGTAGTCAGGGCGCACGAACTGGGGATTCGGATCTGGGGTCCCAACTGCATGGGGCTCGTCGATGCCGTCCGCAGGCATGTTTTTTCCTTTATGGATCCCAATGCTCTCCTGCGGGGACTTGTCCCGGGAGATGTTTCCCTGGTCGTGCAGAGCGGCCTCCTCTCGGCGGGGTTCCTGGTGGACCTCATGACCCACGGGGTCATGGGTATCAGCAAAGCCTGTTCCATCGGGAACAAAGCGGATGTGGATGAAAACGATCTGCTGGAATATCTGGCTGGAGATCCGGATACAAAGGTGATCGGCATGTATCTGGAATCCTTTCGGGACGGCCGCCGATTCCTCGAGTTGTGCCGCACATGTCCCAAGCCGGTCGTCGTGCTGAAAGGCGGGAGGAGCAGCCGGGGCGCGAAGGCCGCCATGAGCCATACCGCCTCCCTGGCGGGAAACCATGCCATCATCGCCGGCGCCCTGGCCCAGGCCGGCGTCACGGAGGCCAGGGACTTCAAGCAGTGGATGGATCTCTGTCGTTCCATGGCTGTTGCTCCGCCGGCGGCATCCGGGAAGGGGAGGATCGCGGTCCTTACTTTCAGTGGCGGCGCCGGGATCCTGGCAGCGGATTTCTTCGAAGACGTGGGACTGGAGGTGGCTGATCTGTCTGCGGAGACCACCTCCGCTCTGCAGGAAATCTTCCCATCCTGGATGCCTGTTGCCAATCCGGTGGATGTGTGGCCCGCCATGGAAAAGAACATGGGGACCGGTGTGGACGTCTACAGCACGGCCCTGCGCTCCATCCTGGCCGATCCGGGTGTGGACGGCGTCCTGCTCCTGGCCTTTGTCGGCAACTTCCGTATCACCATGGACCTGGAAGACCTGGCCGCCCAGTCCCGGAAGGCGGGGAAACCCGTCTTTCTGTGGCTCCTGGGAACCCGCGACAACGTCTCCGAGTTTCAGCAACAGGCCCGCACCCTGGGCGTGCTCGCGTTTCAGGAGTTGTATCGCGCCGTGGAGTGCATCGAGGCCGTTTTACGGAGGCGGCCCGCTACGACCGCGATTGCCCGGAAGGTCCCCACCCCGGTAACGGCCGGTGTAACGCCGGAAATCGAGGCTCTGATGCGAGGCGCCCGGGGGACCCTGGACGAGGAGCTTTCCAAGCGGATTCTCCGCTCCCGGGGGATTCCAGCCGTAGAAGAGGCGCGTGTCGCGGACGAGGAAGCGTGCCTGAGGGAAGCGGAACGAATCGGTTATCCCGTGGTGCTCAAGGGACTGCAGCCCGGCCTGGTTCATAAGAGCGATGCCGGACTGGTGCATCTGAACGTTACCGATTCCCGGGGAGCCCGGGAGGCGTACGGCATGATCCGGAAAGGCCTGACCGACGAAGGAGAGGTTCTGGTCCAGCGTCAGATCCGCGGGAACGGTGAGCTGATCGCCGGCCTGATCCGCGATCCCCAGTTCGGCCCCTGCGTGCTGTTCGGCCTCGGCGGGACCCTGACGGAAGTGCTTCGGGACACGGCCTTTGCCGTGGCTCCGCTCAGCGAAGAAGAAGCGCTGCAGCTCATCGGGCGCATCCGGGGGCAGGCTCTCCTGAATGGACATCGCGGCGCTCCACCGGTGGACAGGGAACAGCTGGCGAAGGTTCTTATCGCTCTGGGAGAACTGGGGATGTCCGTCCCGCGGATCCGGGAGATCGACATCAATCCGTTCCTGGTCACGGAGAACGGTCTATGCGCGGTGGATGCCACGATCATCCTGGATTGA
- a CDS encoding TrkA family potassium uptake protein, which translates to MKRVIVIGLGIFGFNIAKELFENGFEVIAVDKNREAIQRIRDFATKAVLADGTDKEIMDLIGIQEEDLAIISFGEDLAASTLITLHLKQMGVKTIIVKAPSEDHALILERVGATEVIIPEKEVAAKLAKGLRSPNVLDYLPLSDDYMISEIAPPTSFLGKSIGELQLRGKYHIEVIAVRDILTDRISMVPAAGYVIKDGEALVVLGKDKDIEKIN; encoded by the coding sequence ATGAAGCGGGTCATCGTGATCGGGTTGGGCATTTTCGGCTTCAATATCGCTAAGGAACTCTTCGAAAACGGCTTTGAAGTCATTGCCGTCGACAAGAACAGGGAAGCCATCCAGCGGATTCGCGACTTCGCCACCAAGGCCGTCCTCGCCGACGGAACGGACAAGGAAATCATGGACCTGATCGGGATCCAGGAAGAGGATCTGGCTATCATTTCCTTCGGAGAAGACCTGGCCGCCAGCACCCTCATCACCCTTCACCTCAAACAGATGGGCGTGAAAACGATCATCGTGAAGGCGCCCAGCGAGGACCACGCGCTGATTCTGGAGCGCGTGGGTGCCACCGAGGTCATCATCCCCGAAAAAGAAGTCGCCGCCAAACTGGCCAAGGGGCTCCGTTCGCCAAACGTGCTGGATTACCTCCCCTTGTCCGACGATTATATGATTTCCGAGATCGCGCCGCCAACGAGCTTTCTCGGAAAATCCATCGGCGAGTTGCAGCTCCGGGGCAAGTACCACATCGAGGTCATCGCGGTGCGGGACATCCTTACAGACCGGATTTCCATGGTTCCCGCTGCCGGCTATGTGATCAAGGACGGCGAGGCCCTGGTCGTGTTGGGCAAGGACAAGGACATCGAAAAGATCAATTGA
- the lspA gene encoding signal peptidase II translates to MGTLRKQAPFLAIVILVVLADQVTKAWVTATMNLYESIPVIPGLFSITYVRNPGAAFGFLAGASPHIRLVFFVAVTLLAIGLILYSLVRERFIQASWRTPLVLILSGALGNLADRIRFGEVIDFLDLYVGSVHWPAFNVADSAITVGAVLLTILAFRGEKDALETGS, encoded by the coding sequence ATGGGAACACTCAGGAAACAGGCGCCATTTCTGGCGATCGTCATACTGGTGGTTCTGGCCGATCAGGTCACCAAGGCGTGGGTGACCGCCACGATGAATCTCTACGAATCCATCCCGGTCATTCCCGGTCTGTTCAGCATCACCTATGTTCGTAACCCCGGGGCGGCCTTCGGATTCCTGGCCGGCGCATCGCCGCATATCCGTCTGGTATTCTTCGTTGCCGTGACCCTCCTCGCGATCGGCCTGATCCTCTATTCCCTGGTCAGGGAGCGGTTTATCCAGGCCTCCTGGAGAACGCCGCTGGTCCTGATCCTTTCCGGCGCGCTGGGGAACCTGGCAGACCGGATTCGCTTTGGGGAAGTCATCGACTTTCTGGATCTTTACGTAGGGTCGGTGCACTGGCCTGCCTTCAATGTGGCCGATTCCGCCATTACGGTGGGAGCCGTCCTGCTGACCATCCTGGCCTTTCGGGGTGAAAAGGACGCACTCGAGACGGGTTCCTGA
- the ileS gene encoding isoleucine--tRNA ligase, which produces MDYKGSLNLPKTDFPMKANLAQREPEMLRTWDDADIYSRIRDVSKGRPVYILHDGPPYANGNIHLGTALNKIIKDMVIKSKNMSGFDSIYLPGWDCHGLPIEHQVDKELGEKRYDMSQADKRRFCRAYAEKFVDLQRQQFKRLGVFGDWPKPYLTMTYDYEAVTVAEFGKLWLGGSVYKGKKPVYWCASCKTALAEAEVEYGDHTTPSIYVKFPMISDIGAVRPALKGEKVSVVIWTTTPWTIPANLAIAFHEEFIYIAVRVEGEVLILAKDLLDYCLDAFGWQGKPYEILDEFPGRVMEGLKCRHPLIDRESLLILAPFVTLEAGTGCVHIAPGHGQEDYEIGMEYGLENYAPVDEDGKFTPDVEDFAGQFVFDANDAVNEKLKEKGALLGLVDIEHSYPHCWRCKQPIIFRSTEQWFISMERNDLRKKALEAIDTVRWIPSWGRDRIYGMVENRPDWCISRQRLWGVPITIFYCTACQNEFLTQEMLDYIVSLVKQYGADVWYEREAKDLIPSGTVCPHCRGTEFRKETNILDVWFDSGVSHAAVLETWPGYRSPADMYLEGSDQHRGWFHSSLLESVGSRNRAPYRNVLTHGFVVDGEGKKMSKSVGNVVDPQDIIDKYGAEILRLWVAAEDYTVDIRISEEILKRLVEAYRRIRNTSRFILGNLYDFDRRKDAISLENMEELDRWALHRLQEVAQRVVDAYENFQFHVAFYTLHNFCTVDLSALYLDVLKDRLYTSKPASRERRSAQTTVTIILDAMARLLAPIMTFTAEEIWSALPAWDGKAASVHLTEFPKADPALLNPQLSEQWKSMIAVKGEIAKALELARKDKTIGHSLDARVRIAPPASLQSLLASHLEDLRALLIVSQIDVTERTTLVNPYESQEIDGLAVGVVRATGAKCQRCWNYSDTVGMDTSHPDLCERCQRNLP; this is translated from the coding sequence ATGGACTACAAGGGCAGCCTGAACCTACCGAAAACGGATTTCCCGATGAAAGCCAACCTGGCTCAGCGGGAGCCTGAAATGCTTCGCACCTGGGATGACGCTGATATCTACAGCAGGATCCGCGACGTCTCCAAGGGGCGGCCAGTATACATTCTGCATGACGGCCCTCCGTATGCAAACGGGAACATCCATCTCGGCACCGCTCTCAACAAGATCATCAAGGACATGGTTATCAAGTCCAAGAACATGTCCGGATTCGACAGCATCTACCTGCCCGGCTGGGACTGCCACGGCCTCCCCATCGAACATCAGGTCGACAAGGAGCTCGGCGAAAAGCGCTACGACATGTCCCAGGCGGACAAGCGGAGATTCTGCCGAGCTTACGCGGAGAAATTCGTGGATCTGCAGCGGCAGCAGTTCAAACGGCTGGGAGTTTTCGGTGACTGGCCGAAGCCCTACCTTACCATGACCTACGACTACGAGGCCGTAACCGTCGCCGAGTTCGGGAAACTCTGGCTTGGAGGAAGCGTCTACAAGGGGAAAAAGCCCGTCTATTGGTGCGCCTCCTGCAAAACGGCGCTTGCCGAGGCGGAAGTGGAATACGGCGACCATACGACACCTTCCATCTATGTAAAGTTCCCGATGATTTCCGATATCGGTGCGGTTCGACCCGCCCTGAAGGGTGAAAAGGTCAGCGTCGTCATCTGGACGACCACGCCCTGGACGATTCCCGCCAACCTGGCCATCGCCTTTCACGAAGAATTCATCTATATCGCCGTCAGGGTGGAGGGAGAAGTCCTGATCCTGGCCAAAGATCTCCTGGATTACTGCCTTGACGCCTTCGGCTGGCAGGGGAAGCCCTACGAGATTCTGGACGAGTTTCCCGGTCGTGTGATGGAAGGGCTCAAGTGCCGCCACCCCCTCATCGACCGCGAGAGCCTTCTCATCCTCGCGCCCTTCGTCACCTTGGAAGCGGGAACCGGATGCGTCCACATCGCCCCGGGACACGGCCAGGAAGACTACGAAATTGGGATGGAATACGGTCTGGAGAATTATGCCCCGGTGGACGAGGATGGAAAGTTCACGCCCGACGTGGAGGATTTCGCCGGTCAGTTCGTCTTCGATGCCAACGACGCCGTCAATGAAAAACTCAAAGAAAAGGGAGCCCTCCTCGGCCTCGTCGACATCGAGCATTCCTACCCGCATTGCTGGCGATGCAAGCAGCCCATCATTTTCCGCTCCACCGAACAATGGTTCATTTCCATGGAGCGCAACGACCTGCGAAAGAAGGCTTTGGAGGCCATCGATACGGTACGATGGATTCCCTCCTGGGGACGGGACCGGATCTACGGCATGGTCGAAAACCGTCCGGATTGGTGCATCTCCCGCCAGCGGCTCTGGGGCGTGCCCATCACGATTTTCTACTGTACGGCCTGCCAGAACGAGTTCCTGACACAGGAAATGCTGGACTACATCGTATCCCTCGTCAAACAATACGGGGCCGATGTCTGGTATGAACGGGAGGCCAAGGACCTGATACCGTCCGGGACCGTCTGCCCCCATTGCCGGGGAACCGAGTTCCGAAAGGAAACCAACATCCTGGATGTCTGGTTCGACTCCGGAGTCAGCCATGCCGCCGTTCTGGAGACCTGGCCGGGCTATCGATCCCCCGCGGACATGTACCTGGAAGGAAGCGACCAGCACCGGGGCTGGTTCCATTCCTCCCTGCTGGAGTCCGTGGGAAGCAGGAACCGGGCCCCCTACCGAAACGTCCTGACTCATGGATTCGTCGTGGACGGAGAGGGCAAGAAAATGTCCAAATCCGTCGGCAACGTCGTCGATCCACAGGACATCATCGATAAATACGGCGCGGAGATCCTGCGCCTGTGGGTGGCCGCTGAGGACTACACCGTGGACATCCGGATTTCGGAGGAAATTCTGAAGCGTCTCGTCGAGGCCTACCGGAGGATCCGCAATACGAGCCGGTTCATCCTGGGCAACCTCTACGATTTCGACCGCAGGAAAGACGCGATCTCCCTTGAAAACATGGAGGAATTGGACCGCTGGGCCCTGCACCGCCTGCAAGAGGTCGCGCAGCGGGTCGTGGATGCCTACGAAAACTTCCAGTTTCACGTCGCTTTCTACACCCTGCACAATTTCTGCACGGTGGACCTGAGCGCCCTGTACCTGGACGTGCTGAAGGACCGTCTTTACACATCCAAACCGGCATCCCGGGAGCGTCGCTCCGCCCAGACGACCGTTACGATCATTCTCGACGCCATGGCCCGCCTGCTGGCCCCCATCATGACCTTTACTGCGGAAGAGATCTGGTCCGCTCTGCCGGCCTGGGACGGAAAGGCCGCCAGCGTTCACCTGACGGAGTTCCCGAAGGCAGATCCGGCCCTGCTGAATCCTCAACTCAGCGAGCAGTGGAAATCCATGATCGCCGTCAAGGGGGAAATCGCCAAGGCTCTGGAGCTTGCAAGAAAAGACAAGACGATCGGCCACTCTCTCGATGCGCGGGTCCGGATCGCTCCGCCGGCATCCCTCCAGTCCCTCCTGGCGTCACACCTGGAGGACCTGCGGGCGCTTCTGATCGTGTCCCAGATCGACGTGACGGAACGTACGACCCTGGTGAATCCCTATGAAAGCCAGGAAATCGATGGGCTGGCAGTCGGCGTCGTCCGAGCGACGGGAGCCAAATGCCAACGTTGCTGGAATTACAGCGACACGGTGGGAATGGACACCTCGCATCCCGATCTGTGCGAACGCTGCCAGCGGAACCTGCCGTAG
- the groL gene encoding chaperonin GroEL (60 kDa chaperone family; promotes refolding of misfolded polypeptides especially under stressful conditions; forms two stacked rings of heptamers to form a barrel-shaped 14mer; ends can be capped by GroES; misfolded proteins enter the barrel where they are refolded when GroES binds): MGSKVLQYDEEARKSILKGVNTLADAVKVTLGPKGRNVILDKSFGAPTVTKDGVTVAKEIELEDKFENMGAQMVREVASKTSDVAGDGTTTATILAQAIYREGAKTVAAGSNPMDLKRGIDKAVEMVVGELKKLSKPTKDQKEIAQVGTISANNDAGIGNIIAEAMSKVGKEGVITVEEAKGLETELEIVEGMQFDRGYISPYFVTNPEKMEVVLEDAFILINEKKISGMKDLLPILEQIAKMGRPLLIIAEDIEGEALATLVVNKIRGTLHVAAVKAPGFGDRRKAMLEDIAILTGGKMLSEDLGSKLENARVEDLGRAKKIIIDKDNTTVIDGAGDRKSLEGRVKQIRAQVEETTSDYDREKLQERLAKLVGGVAVIRVGAATETEMKEKKARVEDALNATRAAVEEGIVPGGGVAYVRCVQALDKLKLTGDQQIGVNIVKKSLEEPLKMIASNAGWEGSIVVEKVKEKKGAFGFNAANEKFEDMIQAGVIDPTKVTRFALQNAASVASLMLTTQCMIADKPEEKGAGMPPMPGGGGYPGMGM; the protein is encoded by the coding sequence ATGGGATCAAAGGTTTTACAGTACGACGAGGAGGCCAGGAAGTCGATCCTCAAGGGTGTCAATACCCTGGCCGACGCCGTAAAGGTCACGCTGGGCCCCAAGGGAAGAAACGTCATTCTGGATAAGTCATTCGGCGCACCAACCGTGACAAAGGACGGCGTAACCGTAGCCAAGGAAATCGAACTGGAAGACAAGTTCGAGAACATGGGTGCCCAGATGGTCCGCGAGGTTGCCAGCAAGACGAGCGACGTCGCAGGAGACGGGACAACGACCGCCACCATACTGGCACAGGCCATTTATCGCGAAGGAGCCAAGACCGTTGCTGCCGGCAGCAATCCGATGGATCTTAAGCGGGGCATTGACAAGGCCGTCGAGATGGTCGTCGGAGAATTGAAGAAACTCAGCAAACCCACGAAAGATCAGAAGGAAATCGCCCAGGTGGGAACGATCTCCGCCAACAACGATGCGGGGATCGGAAACATCATTGCCGAGGCCATGAGCAAGGTCGGCAAGGAAGGCGTCATCACCGTGGAAGAGGCGAAAGGTCTCGAGACGGAGCTGGAGATCGTGGAAGGCATGCAGTTCGACCGCGGCTATATCTCCCCCTATTTCGTAACCAATCCTGAAAAAATGGAAGTGGTCCTCGAAGATGCCTTCATCCTCATCAACGAGAAGAAGATCAGCGGCATGAAGGACCTGCTCCCCATCCTCGAGCAGATCGCCAAGATGGGACGTCCCCTCCTGATCATCGCCGAGGACATCGAGGGCGAGGCGCTGGCCACACTGGTGGTGAACAAGATCCGCGGGACCCTCCATGTTGCCGCAGTGAAGGCACCCGGCTTCGGCGACCGGCGAAAGGCCATGCTCGAAGACATCGCCATCCTCACCGGCGGAAAGATGCTCTCCGAAGACCTCGGCTCCAAGCTCGAGAATGCCCGGGTAGAGGATCTCGGACGGGCCAAGAAGATCATCATCGACAAGGACAACACCACGGTCATCGATGGGGCGGGAGACCGCAAGTCGCTCGAGGGTCGGGTGAAGCAGATCCGTGCGCAGGTTGAGGAGACCACCTCCGATTACGACCGCGAAAAACTCCAGGAACGCCTGGCGAAGCTCGTCGGCGGGGTGGCCGTGATTCGTGTGGGCGCCGCCACAGAGACTGAAATGAAAGAAAAGAAGGCCCGTGTCGAAGACGCCCTGAACGCAACCCGCGCGGCGGTTGAAGAAGGAATCGTTCCAGGTGGTGGCGTGGCCTATGTTCGCTGCGTCCAGGCCCTCGACAAGCTGAAACTCACCGGGGACCAGCAGATCGGTGTCAACATTGTCAAGAAGTCATTGGAGGAACCCCTCAAGATGATTGCCTCCAACGCCGGGTGGGAAGGCTCCATCGTGGTGGAAAAGGTCAAGGAAAAGAAGGGGGCCTTTGGGTTCAACGCCGCCAATGAGAAATTTGAAGACATGATCCAGGCCGGCGTTATCGATCCGACGAAAGTGACCCGCTTCGCGCTGCAGAACGCTGCATCCGTGGCGTCTCTCATGCTGACGACACAGTGCATGATCGCGGACAAGCCGGAAGAGAAGGGCGCGGGGATGCCCCCCATGCCCGGCGGCGGCGGATATCCCGGCATGGGCATGTAA
- the groES gene encoding co-chaperone GroES, whose amino-acid sequence MKIRPLQDRVIVERVDEEQKTKGGIIIPDTAKEKPMEGKVVAAGKGRTAEDGKLIKLDVKAGDRILFSKYAGTEVKVEGKEYLIMREDDILGIIEK is encoded by the coding sequence ATGAAGATCAGGCCGCTTCAGGATCGGGTCATCGTCGAGAGGGTGGACGAGGAGCAGAAGACCAAGGGAGGCATCATTATCCCCGACACAGCCAAAGAAAAGCCGATGGAAGGCAAGGTTGTCGCCGCAGGCAAGGGCCGCACCGCGGAGGATGGAAAGCTGATCAAGCTGGACGTCAAGGCCGGTGACCGGATCCTCTTCAGCAAGTATGCCGGCACGGAAGTCAAGGTGGAAGGCAAGGAATACCTCATCATGCGAGAGGATGACATTCTGGGAATCATTGAAAAGTAA